A window from Littorina saxatilis isolate snail1 linkage group LG9, US_GU_Lsax_2.0, whole genome shotgun sequence encodes these proteins:
- the LOC138975628 gene encoding E3 ubiquitin-protein ligase TRIM33-like isoform X2 yields MVRTGVFFLPRRNFLLYLLSGLCGLINFKKYLPEFKCVWIHYRPPCGHWVCAVKRHTFTEVIMAAASATSSSELPECPVCHDGYQEPKILPCTHLVCKQCVVSWLQKAGVQGGCPLCRARILPSTSQLGHCDLNTLVNDLPTDLATMALVDSHKTLSGQHVCTICEDNTAATSFCLQCDVKLCEDCTRKHKKVPGTRKHVIEDLNKLSPQRLAEINRATCNVHDDRPAEVYCSTHRELICMLCATTNHRSCAEVKAITDVATEKRRELEQQAQRLRAMETALSAQIKEVKGMFPSMRRKAKDTFDDLEQWVKKRRQEVNTLIQAEEDATMTSLAELEKWRAALALNTASVGKLVQSASGGALLGMVNSLKSRLNDLESQTGTTRKIETAALTFNFQKLDQLKSDIASLGPQSVYRTDNKAHLDTYNVAAAYTASTSHIYSDNNNNNTTCCRQTQRGGAGQSSQSWRPGQTGTGLGWSPLGPGRHSDGHPVKTSSNSGL; encoded by the exons atggtcaggacgggggtgtttttcttacctcggaggaatttcttgttgtatcTGCTTTCAGGTCTGTGTGGGTTAATAAACTTCAAGAAATACTTACCCGAATTCAAGTGTGTGTGGATCCATTATCGACCACCGTGTGGTCACTGGGTTTGCGCGGTGAAAAGACACA CGTTCACAGAAGTCATCATGGCCGCAGCTTCAGCCACCAGCAGCAGTGAGCTACCAGAATGCCCTGTCTGCCATGACGGCTATCAAGAGCCAAAGATACTGCCGTGTACACACCTGGTGTGCAAACAGTGCGTCGTGTCGTGGCTGcagaaggcaggggtccagggagGCTGTCCGCTCTGCAGGGCCCGCATCCTGCCCTCCACCTCTCAATTAGGCCACTGTGACCTTAACACTTTGGTCAATGACCTGCCCACTGACCTGGCCACCATGGCTCTAGTGGACAGTCACAAAACGCTCAGCGGTCAGCACGTCTGTACGATCTGTGAGGACAACACTGCTGCCACGTCATTCTGCCTGCAGTGTGACGTCAAGCTCTGCGAAGATTGCACCAGGAAACACAAGAAGGTACCGGGAACCAGAAAACACGTCATTGAAGACTTGAACAAACTCAGTCCGCAACGATTGGCTGAGATTAACCGCGCAACATGTAACGTGCACGATGATAGGCCGGCTGAAGTCTATTGCTCCACCCACCGAGAGCTAATTTGCATGTTGTGTGCGACAACCAATCATCGCAGCTGTGCAGAGGTGAAGGCCATCACAGACGTGGCgacagagaagagaagagaactgGAACAACAGGCTCAGAGACTGAGGGCTATGGAGACAGCACTGTCAGCTCAG ATCAAAGAGGTCAAGGGCATGTTCCCCTCCATGCGAAGAAAGGCCAAGGACACGTTCGATGACCTTGAGCAGTGGGTGAAGAAGCGGCGTCAGGAGGTCAACACGCTGATACAAGCTGAGGAAGACGCCACCATGACGTCACTGGCGGAGCTGGAGAAATGGCGGGCGGCCCTAGCACTGAATACAGCTAGCGTAGGAAAGCTGGTGCAGTCAGCATCTGGAGGGGCTCTGCTGGGGATGGTGAACAGTCTGAAGTCACGCCTCAACGACCTGGAGTCACAGACCGGAACGACACGCAAGATAGAGACCGCAGCCTTGACCTTCAACTTTCAGAAACTGGATCAACTGAAGTCTGACATCGCCTCACTGG GACCGCAATCTGTTTACAGGACAGATAACAAAGCCCACCTCGACACATACAACGTTGCAGCAGCCTACACAGCCAGCACCAGTCACATCTacagcgacaacaacaacaacaacacgacgTGCTGCAGACAAACCCAGAGGGGCGGAGCTGGCCAAAGTTCTCAGAGTTGGAGACCGGGTCAAACCGGGACCGGACTGGGATGGTCGCCTTTGG gGCCTGGCAGGCACAGTGACGGCCATCCCGTCAAGACTAGCAGTAACTCTGGGCTGTGA
- the LOC138975628 gene encoding E3 ubiquitin-protein ligase TRIM33-like isoform X1, whose translation MVRTGVFFLPRRNFLLYLLSGLCGLINFKKYLPEFKCVWIHYRPPCGHWVCAVKRHTFTEVIMAAASATSSSELPECPVCHDGYQEPKILPCTHLVCKQCVVSWLQKAGVQGGCPLCRARILPSTSQLGHCDLNTLVNDLPTDLATMALVDSHKTLSGQHVCTICEDNTAATSFCLQCDVKLCEDCTRKHKKVPGTRKHVIEDLNKLSPQRLAEINRATCNVHDDRPAEVYCSTHRELICMLCATTNHRSCAEVKAITDVATEKRRELEQQAQRLRAMETALSAQIKEVKGMFPSMRRKAKDTFDDLEQWVKKRRQEVNTLIQAEEDATMTSLAELEKWRAALALNTASVGKLVQSASGGALLGMVNSLKSRLNDLESQTGTTRKIETAALTFNFQKLDQLKSDIASLGQITKPTSTHTTLQQPTQPAPVTSTATTTTTTRRAADKPRGAELAKVLRVGDRVKPGPDWDGRLWGLAGTVTAIPSRLAVTLGCDPAGWVDVKWDGVDEDFHCMGYNGQYELDLL comes from the exons atggtcaggacgggggtgtttttcttacctcggaggaatttcttgttgtatcTGCTTTCAGGTCTGTGTGGGTTAATAAACTTCAAGAAATACTTACCCGAATTCAAGTGTGTGTGGATCCATTATCGACCACCGTGTGGTCACTGGGTTTGCGCGGTGAAAAGACACA CGTTCACAGAAGTCATCATGGCCGCAGCTTCAGCCACCAGCAGCAGTGAGCTACCAGAATGCCCTGTCTGCCATGACGGCTATCAAGAGCCAAAGATACTGCCGTGTACACACCTGGTGTGCAAACAGTGCGTCGTGTCGTGGCTGcagaaggcaggggtccagggagGCTGTCCGCTCTGCAGGGCCCGCATCCTGCCCTCCACCTCTCAATTAGGCCACTGTGACCTTAACACTTTGGTCAATGACCTGCCCACTGACCTGGCCACCATGGCTCTAGTGGACAGTCACAAAACGCTCAGCGGTCAGCACGTCTGTACGATCTGTGAGGACAACACTGCTGCCACGTCATTCTGCCTGCAGTGTGACGTCAAGCTCTGCGAAGATTGCACCAGGAAACACAAGAAGGTACCGGGAACCAGAAAACACGTCATTGAAGACTTGAACAAACTCAGTCCGCAACGATTGGCTGAGATTAACCGCGCAACATGTAACGTGCACGATGATAGGCCGGCTGAAGTCTATTGCTCCACCCACCGAGAGCTAATTTGCATGTTGTGTGCGACAACCAATCATCGCAGCTGTGCAGAGGTGAAGGCCATCACAGACGTGGCgacagagaagagaagagaactgGAACAACAGGCTCAGAGACTGAGGGCTATGGAGACAGCACTGTCAGCTCAG ATCAAAGAGGTCAAGGGCATGTTCCCCTCCATGCGAAGAAAGGCCAAGGACACGTTCGATGACCTTGAGCAGTGGGTGAAGAAGCGGCGTCAGGAGGTCAACACGCTGATACAAGCTGAGGAAGACGCCACCATGACGTCACTGGCGGAGCTGGAGAAATGGCGGGCGGCCCTAGCACTGAATACAGCTAGCGTAGGAAAGCTGGTGCAGTCAGCATCTGGAGGGGCTCTGCTGGGGATGGTGAACAGTCTGAAGTCACGCCTCAACGACCTGGAGTCACAGACCGGAACGACACGCAAGATAGAGACCGCAGCCTTGACCTTCAACTTTCAGAAACTGGATCAACTGAAGTCTGACATCGCCTCACTGG GACAGATAACAAAGCCCACCTCGACACATACAACGTTGCAGCAGCCTACACAGCCAGCACCAGTCACATCTacagcgacaacaacaacaacaacacgacgTGCTGCAGACAAACCCAGAGGGGCGGAGCTGGCCAAAGTTCTCAGAGTTGGAGACCGGGTCAAACCGGGACCGGACTGGGATGGTCGCCTTTGG gGCCTGGCAGGCACAGTGACGGCCATCCCGTCAAGACTAGCAGTAACTCTGGGCTGTGATCCAGCAGGCTGGGTGGACGTGAAGTGGGATGGTGTGGATGAAGACTTTCACTGTATGGGATATAATGGCCAGTATGAGCTGGACCTGCTGTGA
- the LOC138975628 gene encoding transcription intermediary factor 1-beta-like isoform X3 gives MAAASATSSSELPECPVCHDGYQEPKILPCTHLVCKQCVVSWLQKAGVQGGCPLCRARILPSTSQLGHCDLNTLVNDLPTDLATMALVDSHKTLSGQHVCTICEDNTAATSFCLQCDVKLCEDCTRKHKKVPGTRKHVIEDLNKLSPQRLAEINRATCNVHDDRPAEVYCSTHRELICMLCATTNHRSCAEVKAITDVATEKRRELEQQAQRLRAMETALSAQIKEVKGMFPSMRRKAKDTFDDLEQWVKKRRQEVNTLIQAEEDATMTSLAELEKWRAALALNTASVGKLVQSASGGALLGMVNSLKSRLNDLESQTGTTRKIETAALTFNFQKLDQLKSDIASLGQITKPTSTHTTLQQPTQPAPVTSTATTTTTTRRAADKPRGAELAKVLRVGDRVKPGPDWDGRLWGLAGTVTAIPSRLAVTLGCDPAGWVDVKWDGVDEDFHCMGYNGQYELDLL, from the exons ATGGCCGCAGCTTCAGCCACCAGCAGCAGTGAGCTACCAGAATGCCCTGTCTGCCATGACGGCTATCAAGAGCCAAAGATACTGCCGTGTACACACCTGGTGTGCAAACAGTGCGTCGTGTCGTGGCTGcagaaggcaggggtccagggagGCTGTCCGCTCTGCAGGGCCCGCATCCTGCCCTCCACCTCTCAATTAGGCCACTGTGACCTTAACACTTTGGTCAATGACCTGCCCACTGACCTGGCCACCATGGCTCTAGTGGACAGTCACAAAACGCTCAGCGGTCAGCACGTCTGTACGATCTGTGAGGACAACACTGCTGCCACGTCATTCTGCCTGCAGTGTGACGTCAAGCTCTGCGAAGATTGCACCAGGAAACACAAGAAGGTACCGGGAACCAGAAAACACGTCATTGAAGACTTGAACAAACTCAGTCCGCAACGATTGGCTGAGATTAACCGCGCAACATGTAACGTGCACGATGATAGGCCGGCTGAAGTCTATTGCTCCACCCACCGAGAGCTAATTTGCATGTTGTGTGCGACAACCAATCATCGCAGCTGTGCAGAGGTGAAGGCCATCACAGACGTGGCgacagagaagagaagagaactgGAACAACAGGCTCAGAGACTGAGGGCTATGGAGACAGCACTGTCAGCTCAG ATCAAAGAGGTCAAGGGCATGTTCCCCTCCATGCGAAGAAAGGCCAAGGACACGTTCGATGACCTTGAGCAGTGGGTGAAGAAGCGGCGTCAGGAGGTCAACACGCTGATACAAGCTGAGGAAGACGCCACCATGACGTCACTGGCGGAGCTGGAGAAATGGCGGGCGGCCCTAGCACTGAATACAGCTAGCGTAGGAAAGCTGGTGCAGTCAGCATCTGGAGGGGCTCTGCTGGGGATGGTGAACAGTCTGAAGTCACGCCTCAACGACCTGGAGTCACAGACCGGAACGACACGCAAGATAGAGACCGCAGCCTTGACCTTCAACTTTCAGAAACTGGATCAACTGAAGTCTGACATCGCCTCACTGG GACAGATAACAAAGCCCACCTCGACACATACAACGTTGCAGCAGCCTACACAGCCAGCACCAGTCACATCTacagcgacaacaacaacaacaacacgacgTGCTGCAGACAAACCCAGAGGGGCGGAGCTGGCCAAAGTTCTCAGAGTTGGAGACCGGGTCAAACCGGGACCGGACTGGGATGGTCGCCTTTGG gGCCTGGCAGGCACAGTGACGGCCATCCCGTCAAGACTAGCAGTAACTCTGGGCTGTGATCCAGCAGGCTGGGTGGACGTGAAGTGGGATGGTGTGGATGAAGACTTTCACTGTATGGGATATAATGGCCAGTATGAGCTGGACCTGCTGTGA